In a genomic window of Flavobacterium lipolyticum:
- the recQ gene encoding DNA helicase RecQ, translated as MNSNEIEIHKELKKYFGFSQFKGLQEQVITSILEKKNTFVIMPTGGGKSLCYQLPALIQDGTAIVVSPLIALMKNQVDAIRSLSSENGIAHVLNSSLTKTEIAQVKKDITSGLTKLLYVAPESLTKEEYVAFLQSVSISFVAIDEAHCISEWGHDFRPEYRNLKNIIKQLGKVPIIGLTATATPKVQEDILKNLEMADANTFKASFNRPNLYYEVRTKTKNIESDIIRFIKQHKGKSGIIYCLSRKKVESIAEVLQVNGISAVPYHAGLDAKTRAKHQDMFLMEDVDVVVATIAFGMGIDKPDVRFVIHHDIPKSLESYYQETGRAGRDGGEGHCLAYYSYKDVEKLEKFMSGKPVAEQEIGFALLQEVVAYAETSMSRRKFLLHYFGEEFDSETGEGADMDDNVRNPKTRIEAKEQVVKLLEIVRDTKHIYKSKEIVFTLIGRVNAVIKAHKTDAQSFFGSGSDHDEKYWMALLRQVLVAGYLSKDIETYGVVKITKEGLNFIKKPVSFMMSEDHEYSESEDEAIVTAGKSSGTADEVLMGMLRELRKKVAKKLGVPPFVVFQDPSLEDMALKYPITLTELFNIHGVGEGKAKKYGGDFVSLISRYVEDNDIIRPDDLVVKSTGVNSANKLYIIQNIDRKLPLSDIASAKGLSMDALIKEMEQIVYSGTKLNIKYWVDDMLDDDQQEEIHDYFMESESDKIEDALKEFDGDYDIDELRLMRIKFISEVAN; from the coding sequence ATGAATTCAAACGAAATTGAAATACACAAGGAATTAAAGAAGTATTTCGGCTTTAGCCAATTTAAGGGCTTGCAGGAGCAAGTCATTACGAGTATTTTAGAGAAGAAGAATACTTTTGTAATTATGCCAACTGGCGGTGGAAAGTCTCTTTGTTATCAATTACCCGCTTTAATTCAGGATGGAACGGCCATAGTTGTTTCTCCTTTGATTGCTTTGATGAAAAATCAGGTTGATGCTATTCGAAGCCTTTCGTCAGAAAACGGAATTGCCCATGTGTTAAATTCCTCTCTCACCAAAACAGAAATTGCCCAGGTTAAAAAAGACATTACTTCAGGTTTGACTAAACTTTTGTATGTAGCGCCTGAATCGTTGACAAAAGAAGAGTATGTGGCTTTTTTACAAAGCGTATCCATTTCCTTTGTAGCGATTGATGAAGCGCACTGTATTTCAGAGTGGGGTCATGATTTCAGGCCGGAATATCGTAATCTGAAAAATATAATCAAACAATTAGGAAAAGTACCCATTATTGGACTTACCGCCACTGCAACCCCAAAAGTTCAGGAGGATATATTGAAAAATCTTGAAATGGCCGATGCAAATACTTTCAAAGCGTCGTTCAACAGACCGAACTTGTACTACGAAGTTCGAACAAAAACAAAAAATATAGAGTCGGATATTATTCGATTTATTAAACAACATAAAGGCAAATCCGGAATTATTTACTGCTTAAGCCGTAAAAAAGTAGAGTCTATTGCCGAAGTTTTACAAGTTAACGGGATCAGTGCTGTGCCGTATCATGCAGGTTTAGATGCTAAAACCCGTGCCAAACATCAGGATATGTTTCTGATGGAAGATGTTGATGTGGTTGTGGCAACTATTGCATTCGGAATGGGGATTGACAAACCGGACGTTCGGTTTGTAATTCATCATGATATTCCAAAATCACTGGAGAGTTATTATCAGGAAACAGGTCGTGCTGGTCGTGACGGAGGAGAGGGACATTGTCTGGCGTACTATTCCTATAAAGATGTGGAGAAGTTGGAGAAATTCATGTCCGGGAAGCCAGTAGCAGAACAAGAGATTGGATTTGCTCTTTTGCAGGAAGTAGTAGCGTATGCCGAAACTTCAATGTCACGCAGAAAGTTTCTATTGCATTATTTTGGTGAAGAATTCGACAGCGAGACCGGAGAAGGCGCAGATATGGATGACAACGTTCGTAATCCTAAAACAAGAATTGAAGCCAAAGAGCAGGTTGTTAAATTGTTGGAAATTGTTCGGGATACCAAGCATATTTATAAGTCAAAAGAAATTGTGTTTACCTTAATTGGCCGTGTAAATGCTGTAATCAAAGCACACAAAACAGATGCCCAATCGTTTTTTGGGTCGGGTTCTGACCACGATGAGAAATATTGGATGGCCTTGCTTCGACAAGTTTTGGTAGCAGGTTATCTGTCAAAAGATATTGAAACTTATGGTGTAGTGAAAATCACAAAAGAAGGTTTGAACTTCATTAAAAAACCGGTTTCATTTATGATGTCTGAAGATCATGAATACAGTGAATCTGAAGATGAAGCAATTGTAACTGCAGGAAAATCGTCAGGAACAGCCGATGAAGTCTTAATGGGCATGCTGCGCGAATTGCGTAAAAAAGTAGCTAAGAAATTAGGAGTTCCTCCGTTTGTTGTTTTTCAGGACCCTTCACTTGAAGATATGGCTCTGAAATACCCAATCACTTTAACGGAGCTATTTAATATTCATGGTGTAGGTGAGGGGAAAGCTAAAAAATATGGTGGTGATTTCGTTTCTTTAATCAGCAGATATGTTGAAGATAATGATATCATTCGCCCGGATGATTTAGTAGTCAAATCTACAGGAGTCAACTCCGCTAATAAATTATATATCATTCAAAACATCGACAGAAAATTGCCGCTAAGTGATATTGCTTCTGCAAAAGGACTTTCGATGGACGCTTTGATCAAAGAAATGGAACAAATCGTTTATTCGGGTACCAAGCTAAATATCAAATACTGGGTTGATGACATGCTGGATGACGATCAGCAGGAAGAAATTCATGATTATTTCATGGAATCGGAATCGGATAAAATCGAGGATGCTCTTAAAGAATTCGATGGTGACTATGATATTGATGAGTTGCGTTTGATGAGAATTAAGTTTATTAGTGAGGTTGCAAACTAG
- a CDS encoding KpsF/GutQ family sugar-phosphate isomerase, whose protein sequence is MITKENILAIAKKTILSESEAITKLIDFLDENFYEAVQRIYETKGRLIVTGIGKSAIIAQKMVATFNSTGTPSMFLHASEAIHGDLGMLQNEDIVICISKSGNSPEIKVLVPLLKRFGNILIGMTGNVTSFLAKGSDYVLDTTVETEACPINLAPTSSTTAQLVMGDALAVCLMEMRDFKPEDFAVYHPGGALGKKLLLRVKDMIEHSLKPMVTPDTSIKKAIFEISEKRLGVTAVIENDKIIGIITDGDIRRMLNDVDTIADLTAKDIMSKNPKVVSSETMAVDALNILEDFSITQLIVADNGEYKGVLHLHDILKEGIV, encoded by the coding sequence TTGATCACAAAAGAAAATATATTGGCGATCGCCAAAAAAACCATACTATCTGAAAGTGAAGCAATTACAAAGCTAATTGATTTTCTGGACGAAAATTTCTACGAAGCTGTCCAGCGCATTTACGAAACTAAAGGCCGATTGATCGTTACAGGCATCGGAAAAAGCGCCATTATTGCTCAAAAAATGGTCGCTACTTTTAACTCAACCGGCACACCTTCTATGTTCCTACATGCCTCAGAAGCCATTCATGGTGATCTGGGAATGCTTCAAAATGAAGACATCGTAATCTGTATTTCAAAAAGCGGAAACAGTCCTGAAATAAAAGTGCTGGTTCCTCTGTTAAAACGTTTCGGAAACATCCTGATTGGAATGACAGGAAATGTAACTTCATTTTTAGCTAAAGGCTCTGACTATGTATTAGACACAACTGTAGAAACAGAAGCCTGCCCAATCAATCTGGCACCAACCAGCAGTACCACTGCTCAACTTGTTATGGGAGATGCCTTAGCAGTTTGTTTGATGGAAATGCGCGATTTTAAACCTGAAGATTTTGCGGTTTATCATCCTGGCGGAGCTTTAGGGAAAAAACTATTACTTCGTGTTAAAGACATGATTGAGCATTCGTTAAAACCAATGGTTACTCCTGATACCTCAATCAAAAAAGCGATTTTTGAGATCTCTGAAAAAAGACTGGGTGTAACTGCGGTAATTGAAAATGATAAAATTATCGGAATCATTACTGACGGAGACATCCGAAGAATGCTAAATGACGTAGATACTATTGCTGATTTAACTGCAAAAGATATTATGTCTAAAAATCCTAAAGTAGTGTCTTCTGAAACAATGGCGGTTGACGCTTTGAATATCTTAGAAGATTTTTCGATAACACAGCTTATTGTTGCTGACAATGGAGAGTACAAAGGCGTACTACATTTACATGACATTTTAAAAGAAGGAATCGTATAA
- the tatC gene encoding twin-arginine translocase subunit TatC yields the protein MAKKNLGEMSFLDHLEELRWLLVRSTIATMIMAFVTYFISDYLFDKIILGPTRPTFFTYVWFCDLSHQLGFADSICITQLNFIIQNTEMEGQVNIFVWMCLLAGFILSFPYILWEIWKFISPALYEKERKNAKVFIFTSSLLFFLGVLFGYFVVIPMSVNFVATFSVSDVVKNQFTLDSYMGMVKTSILGSAIFFELPIAIYFLTKLGLVTPEFLRKYWKYAVIIILIIAAIVTPPDVVSQTIVAIPMLLIYEVSILISKIVYRNKMKENV from the coding sequence ATGGCAAAAAAAAACCTTGGCGAGATGTCATTTCTGGATCATCTTGAAGAATTAAGATGGTTATTGGTTAGAAGTACAATTGCCACTATGATAATGGCATTTGTGACCTATTTTATAAGTGACTATTTATTTGATAAAATCATTCTTGGTCCAACCCGACCTACTTTTTTTACTTATGTTTGGTTCTGTGATTTATCACACCAACTAGGCTTTGCCGACAGCATCTGTATCACACAGCTGAATTTCATTATCCAAAATACAGAAATGGAAGGTCAGGTAAATATCTTTGTATGGATGTGTCTTTTAGCCGGTTTTATTTTGAGTTTCCCTTATATTTTATGGGAAATCTGGAAGTTTATCAGTCCTGCTTTATATGAAAAAGAGCGAAAAAATGCCAAAGTATTTATTTTCACCTCCTCCTTACTTTTCTTTTTAGGGGTACTGTTTGGATATTTCGTCGTGATCCCAATGTCAGTAAATTTCGTTGCCACTTTTTCTGTGAGTGATGTTGTAAAAAATCAATTCACATTAGACTCTTATATGGGAATGGTGAAAACAAGTATACTGGGAAGCGCTATCTTTTTTGAACTGCCAATTGCCATTTACTTTTTAACCAAATTAGGATTAGTAACCCCTGAATTCTTAAGAAAGTACTGGAAATACGCAGTCATTATCATCTTGATTATCGCGGCAATTGTAACACCTCCTGACGTAGTGAGTCAAACTATAGTAGCGATACCAATGTTGCTTATCTACGAAGTGAGCATCCTGATTTCTAAGATTGTTTATCGAAATAAAATGAAAGAAAATGTCTGA
- a CDS encoding carboxymuconolactone decarboxylase family protein — MSDIIKEFNDYRSKMNEKLLADNNKIVKRIFNLDTNAYAPGALDVKTKELLGLVASAVLRCDDCVKYHLETSHKEGVTKEEMMEAMGIATLVGGTIVIPHLRRAYEFWEALEEAETK; from the coding sequence ATGTCTGATATCATAAAAGAATTTAATGATTACCGTTCTAAAATGAACGAAAAATTGCTGGCTGACAATAATAAAATTGTAAAAAGGATTTTCAATCTTGATACAAATGCTTATGCGCCCGGAGCTCTTGATGTTAAAACAAAAGAGCTTTTAGGATTAGTAGCCTCAGCCGTTTTGCGTTGTGATGATTGTGTAAAATACCATCTTGAAACCAGCCATAAAGAAGGCGTTACGAAAGAAGAAATGATGGAAGCTATGGGGATCGCAACTTTAGTGGGCGGAACCATCGTAATTCCACATTTGAGAAGAGCATACGAATTTTGGGAAGCTTTAGAAGAAGCTGAAACTAAATAA
- the lptB gene encoding LPS export ABC transporter ATP-binding protein, translating into MKLRADNLIKTYKGRSVVKGISVEVNQGEIVGLLGPNGAGKTTSFYMIVGLVKPNSGNIYLDDLNITDYPMYKRAQQGIGYLAQEASVFRKLSIEDNILSVLQLTKLSKEAQIAKMESLIEEFSLEHIRTNRGDLLSGGERRRTEIARALATDPKFILLDEPFAGVDPVAVEDIQRIVAQLKNKNIGILITDHNVQETLAITDKTYLMFEGGILKAGIPEELVEDEMVRRVYLGQNFELRKKKLEF; encoded by the coding sequence ATGAAATTAAGAGCCGATAATTTAATAAAAACCTATAAAGGGCGCAGTGTTGTAAAAGGAATTTCTGTTGAAGTTAATCAAGGAGAAATTGTAGGTCTTTTGGGACCTAACGGTGCCGGAAAAACGACTTCGTTTTACATGATTGTAGGATTGGTTAAACCTAATTCAGGGAACATTTATCTGGACGATCTGAATATTACCGATTATCCTATGTACAAACGTGCTCAACAAGGAATTGGCTATTTAGCACAGGAAGCTTCTGTTTTTAGAAAATTAAGCATTGAAGACAATATTCTAAGTGTTTTACAATTGACTAAGCTATCAAAAGAAGCGCAGATCGCCAAAATGGAAAGTTTAATTGAAGAATTCAGCTTAGAACACATTCGTACCAACCGTGGAGATTTACTTTCAGGAGGAGAACGTCGTCGTACTGAGATTGCACGTGCTCTGGCAACCGATCCAAAATTCATTTTACTGGATGAACCTTTTGCAGGAGTTGACCCGGTTGCGGTTGAAGACATTCAGAGAATTGTAGCACAGTTGAAAAATAAAAACATCGGAATTTTAATTACCGACCACAACGTTCAGGAAACTTTAGCCATCACCGATAAAACATACTTAATGTTTGAAGGTGGAATTTTAAAAGCCGGAATTCCGGAAGAATTAGTGGAAGACGAAATGGTTCGTCGTGTTTATCTGGGACAAAATTTTGAACTTCGTAAAAAGAAACTTGAATTTTAA
- a CDS encoding DUF5808 domain-containing protein produces MKSEEPKPTQEDYDNWHKDPSNWYLGCFYYNPKDKRLLPPKRIQWMGYTINFANPYSVLLLLPLLIMIVLVLLK; encoded by the coding sequence ATGAAATCAGAAGAACCGAAACCAACTCAGGAAGATTACGACAATTGGCATAAAGACCCAAGTAATTGGTATTTGGGCTGTTTTTACTACAACCCAAAAGACAAACGATTACTCCCTCCAAAAAGAATTCAATGGATGGGCTACACCATAAACTTCGCCAATCCTTACTCCGTTTTACTTTTATTGCCGCTATTAATAATGATCGTTTTAGTTTTATTGAAATAA
- a CDS encoding glycoside hydrolase family 25 protein, with the protein MARKTTTRRTSNSRRSKPQRSILASGLRFIIYSFLVLLFFATVYHYRDGLAYYLGFKSNKVLEEDAVEKHLSDVRNVQVLENHKGKVIGIDVSEFQGTVHWSDVEVLEEKYPVQFVFIRATAGNNKVDRQFMHNWLGAKKHKIIRGAYHYYRPNENSIEQADLFIKTVKLQKGDLPPVLDIERLPKNQSLDSLKKGLKRWLNKVEAHYQVRPIIYTGERYYGDFLKEEFGEYLFWIANYNFYREKIEDDWLFWQFTEKASLPGIKHTVDVNIYNGDLEQLQFITVE; encoded by the coding sequence ATGGCAAGAAAAACGACTACCCGAAGAACTTCTAACTCCCGTAGATCGAAACCTCAGAGGTCGATTTTAGCGAGCGGACTTCGTTTTATTATTTACTCTTTTTTAGTACTGCTTTTTTTCGCAACAGTTTATCATTATCGTGATGGATTGGCTTATTATCTTGGCTTTAAATCAAATAAAGTTCTGGAAGAGGATGCGGTAGAAAAACATCTTTCTGATGTTAGAAATGTTCAGGTTCTGGAAAATCACAAAGGAAAAGTAATCGGTATTGATGTTTCTGAATTTCAGGGAACCGTGCATTGGAGTGATGTTGAGGTTTTGGAAGAAAAATATCCGGTTCAGTTTGTTTTTATCCGGGCTACAGCAGGAAATAATAAAGTAGACCGACAATTTATGCACAATTGGTTAGGTGCGAAAAAACATAAAATTATTCGAGGGGCTTATCACTATTACCGTCCCAACGAAAATTCGATAGAACAGGCAGATTTGTTTATTAAAACAGTAAAATTACAAAAAGGGGATCTGCCTCCGGTTTTAGATATCGAAAGATTACCTAAAAATCAGTCATTAGACAGTTTGAAGAAAGGATTAAAACGTTGGTTGAATAAGGTTGAAGCGCATTATCAGGTGCGTCCGATTATTTATACCGGAGAGCGTTATTATGGTGATTTCCTGAAAGAAGAATTTGGAGAATATTTATTCTGGATTGCGAACTATAATTTCTATAGAGAGAAAATTGAAGACGATTGGTTATTTTGGCAATTTACCGAAAAAGCATCTTTGCCAGGAATTAAACACACTGTAGATGTAAATATCTATAACGGTGATTTAGAGCAATTACAGTTTATAACAGTGGAGTAA
- a CDS encoding CDP-alcohol phosphatidyltransferase family protein gives MNIKKHIPNLITLINLFCGCIAVVFVSQDNFLMAFCMVSLGIFFDFFDGFFARLFKVSSPLGLQLDSLADMVTSGVVPGYVMYSLFLKSADPNNEVALTIVPFLGFIVTLGSCYRLANFNIDTRQTDSFIGLPTPANALFVLSLPLVIDFSDSLIIFEMLTNHWVLLGITLCSAYILNAEIPLFALKIKKFTVKDNVLQIVFLLISLVLVVLLQYMAIPLIIIIYVLLSIVNNIFLKK, from the coding sequence ATGAACATTAAAAAACACATTCCTAATTTAATCACATTAATCAACTTGTTCTGCGGCTGTATTGCTGTTGTTTTTGTTTCTCAAGATAACTTTTTAATGGCTTTTTGCATGGTTTCCTTAGGGATCTTTTTTGATTTTTTTGATGGTTTTTTTGCCCGATTGTTCAAAGTTTCAAGTCCGCTTGGATTGCAGTTAGATTCGTTAGCAGATATGGTAACCAGTGGTGTTGTTCCGGGTTATGTAATGTACAGTTTGTTCTTAAAAAGTGCTGACCCGAACAATGAAGTTGCCTTAACAATCGTTCCTTTTCTTGGATTTATTGTAACATTAGGTTCTTGTTACCGATTGGCTAATTTTAATATTGATACACGTCAGACTGATTCGTTTATAGGTTTGCCAACTCCGGCGAATGCGCTTTTTGTTTTAAGCCTTCCATTGGTTATCGATTTCTCGGATTCATTGATAATATTTGAAATGTTAACCAATCATTGGGTTCTTTTGGGAATTACTTTATGCAGCGCTTATATTTTAAATGCCGAAATTCCATTGTTTGCCTTAAAGATTAAAAAGTTTACGGTAAAGGATAATGTTCTGCAAATTGTATTTTTATTGATTTCTCTGGTTTTGGTGGTGTTGTTACAGTACATGGCCATTCCGTTAATTATTATTATTTATGTGTTGCTTTCAATAGTGAATAATATCTTTTTGAAAAAGTAG
- a CDS encoding PorV/PorQ family protein, producing the protein MNIGVDAAALGMSGAVVASTNDVNSVYWNPAGLTHLEDHQISLMHANYFANIAQYDYIGYASPIDDRSAWGISMIRFGVDDIMDTTQLIDNQGNIDYNRIRLFSTADYGFTFSYARKLPVDGFQYGVNAKVIRRVIGKFANSWGFGFDFGLQFERNGWNFGLMLRDITTTYNVWNIDEEEYKKIANAIPGENNELPESTEITLPKAQLGVSKKIEFHGDYSLLVATNLNMRFEQTNDIISSKVVSIDPALGFEFGYTDLVFLRAGAGNFQNVTQLDNTEKLNFQPNIGLGFKYKGIQVDYALTDLGNQSTALYSNIFSLKVDLGIFR; encoded by the coding sequence ATGAATATTGGCGTTGATGCAGCCGCCTTAGGAATGTCGGGTGCTGTTGTCGCTTCTACAAATGATGTCAATTCCGTTTATTGGAATCCGGCTGGTCTTACTCATCTTGAGGATCATCAAATTTCGTTGATGCACGCCAATTACTTTGCCAATATTGCACAATACGACTACATTGGATATGCCAGTCCGATTGATGATAGAAGTGCCTGGGGAATTTCGATGATTCGTTTTGGAGTTGATGACATCATGGACACCACTCAATTGATCGACAATCAGGGAAATATAGATTACAACCGAATCAGACTGTTCTCTACTGCCGATTATGGTTTTACTTTTTCTTACGCGAGAAAATTACCTGTAGATGGTTTTCAGTATGGTGTAAATGCAAAAGTAATCAGAAGGGTTATTGGAAAATTTGCCAATTCCTGGGGCTTTGGCTTTGACTTTGGTCTTCAATTTGAAAGAAATGGATGGAACTTTGGTTTGATGCTTCGCGATATTACCACTACTTATAATGTTTGGAATATTGATGAAGAGGAATACAAGAAAATTGCCAATGCCATTCCGGGAGAAAACAACGAATTACCAGAAAGTACCGAAATTACTTTACCAAAAGCTCAACTGGGAGTTTCTAAAAAAATTGAGTTTCACGGCGATTACAGTCTTTTGGTAGCTACGAATTTAAACATGCGTTTCGAGCAAACCAATGATATTATTTCCTCAAAAGTCGTTAGTATAGATCCTGCTTTGGGGTTTGAGTTTGGTTATACTGATCTTGTATTTTTAAGAGCCGGAGCAGGAAATTTTCAAAATGTAACGCAGTTGGACAATACCGAAAAGTTAAATTTTCAACCAAACATTGGTCTTGGTTTTAAATACAAAGGCATTCAGGTCGATTATGCCCTGACTGATTTAGGAAATCAAAGTACCGCTTTATACTCTAATATTTTTTCATTAAAAGTAGATTTAGGTATCTTTAGATAA
- a CDS encoding DUF4105 domain-containing protein translates to MKNVLFKKTLFSLLLLSSFLGYSQNVPLSKEAQISVITCGLGNESYSYFGHTAIRVADPANTIDVVYNYGNFDFRTPNFVAKFAKGDLQYFVSVRSFPEFINDYTNEKRSVFEQELFISPDLKQKLFDNLNAAAFSEERYYTYKFIDKNCTSMVVDVINKSLNANIVTKKGDTAETYRSILFPYFKDHFYEQLGTSIIFGTKVDQAGTKIFLPFELKNSLEKTTFQNQPLVSKSKTLLSFEKEIPSSWWNNIYTYLLLLAFVVLAHHKVVDKIYLFILSLIGIFFITVGFYSLHQELAMNYNVLLLSPLLLVLILFSLLKNKRWSYRFAVLHLLFLIVYTIFMINKAHFFIVLPMIITSGFVLVRVAIRNKKRIPIII, encoded by the coding sequence ATGAAAAATGTCCTTTTCAAAAAAACACTTTTTAGTTTACTATTATTATCAAGTTTTTTGGGTTACAGCCAAAATGTGCCCTTATCAAAAGAAGCTCAAATAAGTGTTATTACCTGCGGACTGGGTAATGAAAGCTACTCTTATTTTGGTCATACTGCCATTCGCGTCGCCGATCCGGCGAACACTATTGATGTTGTTTATAATTATGGTAATTTTGATTTTAGAACACCCAATTTTGTCGCTAAATTCGCAAAGGGCGATTTACAGTATTTTGTCAGCGTAAGATCGTTTCCTGAGTTTATAAACGATTATACTAACGAAAAAAGAAGTGTTTTCGAGCAGGAACTTTTCATCTCTCCAGATTTAAAACAAAAACTTTTTGACAATTTAAATGCAGCCGCATTCTCTGAAGAACGATATTATACCTATAAATTTATCGACAAAAACTGTACTTCGATGGTGGTAGATGTCATCAATAAATCTTTAAATGCAAATATTGTAACTAAAAAAGGAGATACGGCTGAAACCTACCGATCTATTCTGTTTCCTTACTTCAAAGATCATTTTTATGAGCAGCTGGGAACCAGTATTATTTTCGGAACAAAAGTAGACCAGGCAGGTACGAAAATCTTTTTACCCTTTGAATTAAAAAACAGTTTAGAAAAAACTACTTTTCAAAACCAGCCTTTAGTAAGTAAAAGCAAAACGCTGCTAAGTTTTGAAAAAGAGATTCCAAGCTCATGGTGGAATAATATTTACACTTACCTCCTGCTATTGGCTTTTGTAGTTTTGGCACACCATAAAGTGGTAGATAAAATATATCTTTTTATCTTATCGTTAATAGGAATCTTTTTTATTACGGTTGGTTTTTATTCCCTTCATCAGGAACTGGCAATGAACTATAATGTACTTTTATTAAGTCCGCTTTTATTGGTATTAATCCTCTTTTCGCTCTTAAAAAACAAAAGATGGTCGTATCGATTCGCAGTTCTACATTTACTTTTTTTGATCGTTTATACCATTTTCATGATCAACAAAGCACACTTCTTTATTGTTCTGCCCATGATCATAACTAGTGGATTTGTTTTGGTGAGAGTCGCTATTCGAAATAAAAAACGTATTCCTATTATTATCTAA
- a CDS encoding sugar transferase, whose translation MFSNHKMHFEISERKVLLLLFDVVFILSALYLLSLVFHYNYFVFDKRNFPGILLFLTYVYTFGVIFEMYNLQVASNQLQILQSVIFTATASSLAYLFTPILSPELPKQRLIIVIFYFTILVTLLLWRLFYVYFLASHRFSQNVVLICDQNQVEELVLGLENVDPHYKIIGFVNSDAISEEDSNFHYVKEVKKKDLEEFVARNRVSEIVIASQKTDGITADLYQQLLHLLESGNIIREYTQVYESKTQRIPVHYIARDFYRFFPFSRNNSNKLYLFSVRFIELLFSITGLLVCFLFIPVILVTNLLANKGTLFYTQERVGKNGVVFKIYKFRTMVENSESNGIVFATSNDKRITPFGKMMRKSRIDELPQFFNILKGDMAVIGPRPERPFFVAEIARIMPFYETRHVVKPGLTGWAQVNYSYGESIEESLIKLQYDLYYIKHRSIFLDLSITFKTITTVLFYRGQ comes from the coding sequence ATGTTTTCAAATCATAAAATGCATTTCGAAATTTCGGAAAGAAAAGTATTACTTCTTCTTTTTGATGTTGTTTTTATTTTATCCGCATTATACTTGTTAAGTTTAGTATTTCATTATAACTATTTTGTTTTTGATAAAAGAAATTTTCCCGGTATACTTTTATTTCTGACTTATGTATACACTTTTGGTGTAATATTCGAAATGTACAATTTACAGGTAGCCAGTAATCAGTTGCAAATTCTTCAAAGTGTAATTTTTACGGCCACAGCTTCAAGCCTGGCGTATTTGTTTACTCCAATTTTATCTCCGGAATTACCTAAGCAGCGATTAATTATTGTAATTTTTTATTTTACGATACTTGTTACATTGTTATTGTGGCGTTTGTTTTATGTTTATTTTTTGGCGTCACATCGTTTTTCTCAGAATGTAGTTTTAATATGTGATCAGAATCAGGTGGAAGAATTGGTTTTAGGACTTGAGAATGTTGACCCGCATTATAAAATTATTGGTTTTGTAAATTCAGACGCAATTTCAGAAGAAGATTCAAACTTTCATTATGTAAAAGAAGTTAAAAAGAAAGATTTAGAAGAGTTTGTAGCTCGTAATAGGGTTTCGGAGATTGTCATTGCTTCTCAAAAAACAGATGGAATCACAGCCGATTTATACCAGCAATTGCTTCACTTATTAGAATCAGGAAATATCATCAGAGAGTATACTCAGGTTTACGAAAGTAAAACACAGCGTATTCCGGTGCACTATATAGCCCGCGATTTTTATAGATTCTTTCCCTTCAGCAGAAATAATAGTAATAAATTATACTTGTTTTCTGTTCGTTTCATCGAGTTGTTGTTCTCCATTACAGGGCTGTTGGTTTGTTTTCTGTTTATCCCTGTTATTCTTGTTACAAATTTGTTAGCGAATAAAGGAACTTTGTTTTACACGCAGGAACGCGTAGGTAAAAACGGAGTTGTTTTTAAAATCTATAAGTTTCGAACTATGGTAGAAAACTCGGAGTCTAATGGGATTGTTTTCGCTACTTCAAATGATAAACGGATTACGCCTTTCGGTAAAATGATGCGCAAATCAAGAATCGATGAATTGCCACAGTTTTTTAATATTTTAAAGGGTGATATGGCCGTAATAGGGCCAAGACCTGAGCGACCATTTTTTGTGGCAGAAATAGCCCGTATAATGCCTTTTTACGAAACAAGACACGTTGTGAAACCAGGACTTACCGGTTGGGCGCAAGTAAACTATTCTTACGGAGAATCTATAGAGGAGAGTTTGATCAAACTGCAGTACGACTTATACTACATCAAGCACAGAAGTATCTTTTTAGATTTGAGCATTACTTTTAAAACGATTACTACCGTTCTGTTTTATCGCGGACAGTAA